From Salvia splendens isolate huo1 chromosome 16, SspV2, whole genome shotgun sequence, a single genomic window includes:
- the LOC121772230 gene encoding SUPPRESSOR OF ABI3-5-like isoform X3, translating into MDPGRYGLHQGWENNSALEGYGAAHDTNFRDDGSYDDRRFIDERFSRDNVYPRGAFHRDVLERDNYPPPPSSVGMWPQTRRRSYEEEYSLDRDIRRPSRYGGRDREDYGYDDYDYRSRASHQSKEDSRDRDYDHGRHSYDSDYERSGRRDGNWRRRESRDREWDKRGVSRERDESPYRRHEHSPSHSRSRSRDRDDWARSKSPRGRSHGRSYREDSYEDSRYERGDRRRDREDRRQNNHSVAPSATVVVKGLSQKTTEEDLYQILVEWGPLRHVRVIKERNSGVSRGFAFIDFPSVDSAQAMMDKLGHEGLLVDGRKLFFEYSSKPTGANGIVGMDSGSRSGHGSYRSMMVPSDWMCTICGCVNFARRTSCFQCNEPRTDDAPPADMASSNFNPAGKRGESGPTHVLVVRGLDENADEEMLRYEFSKHAPIKDLRLVRDKFTHVSRGFAFIHFYSVEDATKALEATNGTTLEKNGQILRVAYAKSIVGPGSAVSGASQSSSLAAAAIEAATFAQQYDAVGWAPKEYNPEDNQSGGGHGQSGHVAGETDSSAPQSGFVWDEASGYYYDATSGFYYDGTTGLYYDGNNGLWYSYDQQTQQYIPCNDQNGKTSEKQIDASKTSDASNNRKVIISAPAATITSNEKAASLPDAVQAAAAAALAAEKKEKEKLKEIRLASKSSIMANKKKMNNVLTMWKQRSNEGQAPRVALEDNQPSASVEERSNPASSMKSKLINGLVAKENVIASAGLMSASTQSAGMESQNRTKPISASSSGTLKGVIRSSGMGVVKYDSVYMGPEGTTASSFGASSAGSSSLTHTEHSTPATPYRTGASALGGYAPSSATGSGKRRFSEMPTTSVTNKEQSQSTYRDRAAERRSLYGSSSAFGDDDMNAGIVDSNRDPAYRRGGLDSMPFPPGVGGGRSSGDANIQSYEVITADKAIDESNVGNRMLRNMGWHEGSGLGRDGSGMVEPVQAQATETRAGLGIHQPKKVDPSLEVQAGDSYKAVIQKKAIARFREMS; encoded by the exons ATGGACCCTGGACGCTATGGTCTTCATCAAGGATGGGAAAATAACAGC GCTTTGGAGGGGTATGGTGCTGCTCATGATACAAATTTTCG GGATGATGGATCTTATGATGATAGGAGGTTTATAGATGAAAGGTTCTCTAGGGATAATGTCTACCCAAGGGGTGCCTTTCATCGAGATGTACTGGAGAGGGATAATTATCCTCCACCCCCATCATCAGTTGGGATGTGGCCTCAAACGAGGAGGAGAAGCTATGAAGAAGAGTATTCTTTGGATAGGGATATTAGAAG GCCTTCTAGGTATGGCGGCCGTGATCGGGAGGATTATGGCTATGATGATTATGACTACAGATCTCGTGCTTCCCATCAAAGCAAGGAGGACAGCCGTGACAGGGATTATGATCATGGAAGACACAGTTATGATTCTGACTACGAGAGGAGTGGTAGAAGAGATGGTAACTGGAGAAGACGTGAATCTCGGGATCGAGAATGGGACAAGAGAGGTGTGAGTCGTGAAAGGGATGAAAGCCCTTATAGAAGGCATGAGCATTCCCCTTCTCATTCTCGATCTCGTTCTCGTGATCGTGATGATTGGGCTAGGTCAAAGTCTCCTCGAGGCCGCAGTCATGGTCGAAGTTATAGGGAAGACAGCTATGAGGACAGTCGTTATGAAAGAGGTGACAGGAGAAGGGATCGTGAAGATAGGCGTCAGAATAACCATTCTGTT gcGCCTTCTGCCACTGTTGTGGTGAAGGGTCTTTCTCAAAAGACAACCGAAGAAGATTTGTATCAGATTCTT GTGGAGTGGGGACCCCTTCGTCATGTTAGAGTTATTAAAGAGCGAAACTCTGGCGTCTCTCGTGGATTTGCTTTTATTGATTTCCCTTCTGTG GATTCAGCACAAGCAATGATGGATAAGCTTGGGCATGAAGGTCTTCTTGTTGATGGAAGGAAGCTCTTCTTTGAGTACAG TAGTAAGCCAACTGGTGCTAATGGAATTGTTGGGATGGACAGTGGATCTAGATCAGGCCATGGTAGCTATAGAAGTATGATGGTGCCATCTGATTGGATGTGCACAATATGTGGCTGTGTCAATTTTGCCCGAAGGACATCTTGTTTTCag TGTAATGAACCAAGAACAGACGATGCTCCCCCTGCTGATATGGCATCGTCAAATTTTAATCCAGCTGGCAAGAGAGGGGAATCAG GCCCAACACATGTTCTTGTTGTCCGTGGGTTGGATGAAAATGCTGATGAGGAAATGCTACGCTATGAATTTTCTAAACATGCCCCTATTAAG GATTTGCGGTTAGTTAGAGACAAATTCACACATGTTTCAAGAGGATTTGCATTTATCCATTTCTATTCC GTTGAGGATGCCACTAAAGCTCTTGAAGCAACAAACGGTACTACTTTGGAGAAGAATGGTCAGATTCTTAGAGTTGCCTATGCCAAAAGTATTGTTGGGCCTGGATCAGCTGTTTCAGGAGCTTCTCAGTCGAGCAGTCTTGCTGCAGCTGCAATTGAAGCAGCTACATTTGCTCAGCAG TATGATGCTGTTGGCTGGGCACCTAAAGAATACAATCCAGAGGACAACCAATCTGGTGGAGGTCATGGGCAGAGTGGACATGTTGCAGGAGAAACAGATTCTTCAGCTCCACAATCTGGTTTTGTGTGGGACGAAGCCTCTGGTTATTACTATGATGCTACCTCTGGTTTCTACTACGATGGAACCACAG GTCTATATTATGATGGGAATAATGGTCTCTGGTATTCTTATGATCAACAAACTCAGCAGTATATTCCTTGTAATGATCAGAATGGCAAGACATCTGAAAAACAAATTGATGCTTCTAAGACATCGGATGCTTCTAATAATCGAAAAGTCATCATTTCTGCACCAGCTGCTACCATAACTTCAAATGAGAAAGCTGCTTCATTACCAGATGCTGTCCAGGCTGCAGCTGCTGCTGCGCTAGCAGctgagaagaaagaaaaggagaaacttAAAGAGATCAGACTTGCTTCCAAAAGTAGCATAATGGCTAACAAGAAGAAGATGAATAATGTCTTAACCATGTGGAAGCAAAGAAGTAATGAAGGACAAGCACCACGAGTGGCTCTCGAGGACAATCAGCCGTCCGCATCAGTTGAAGAGAGATCTAACCCAGCATCATCTATGAAGAGCAAATTAATAAATGGACTGGTAGCAAAAGAGAATGTTATAGCTTCTGCAGGATTGATGAGTGCCTCAACTCAATCTGCTGGCATGGAATCCCAGAACAGGACAAAGCCCATCAGCGCCAGTTCTAGTGGAACCTTAAAAGGAGTGATTAGGAGTTCTGGGATGGGTGTTGTGAAATATGATTCTGTTTATATGGGACCAGAAGGTACAACGGCTTCATCATTTGGTGCATCTTCTGCAGGATCTTCTTCATTGACACATACCGAACATTCCACACCGGCTACACCATATAGAACAGGCGCATCTGCATTAGGCGGATATGCACCATCTTCTGCTACAGGAAGTGGTAAAAGAAGGTTTTCTGAGATGCCCACCACTTCTGTTACAAACAAAGAACAGTCTCAATCAACTTATCGAGATCGTGCAGCTGAAAGAAGAAGCTTGTACGGTTCATCATCGGCTTTTGGGGACGATGACATGAATGCTGGAATTGTAGACTCAA ACCGAGATCCAGCATATAGACGAGGTGGTTTGGACTCTATGCCTTTCCCTCCTGGTGTTGGTGGTGGACGAAGTAGTGGAGATGCGAATATCCAGAGTTATGAGGTGATTACAGCAGACAAAGCCATTGATGAGAGCAATGTGGGGAACCGGATGCTCCGCAACATGGGCTGGCATGAAGGCTCG GGGCTGGGGAGAGATGGGAGTGGCATGGTAGAGCCCGTACAGGCTCAGGCCACAGAAACGAGAGCGGGACTAGGGATCCATCAACCGAAGAAAGTGGATCCGAGCCTGGAGGTTCAGGCAGGAGATAGCTACAAAGCTGTTATTCAGAAGAAGGCGATTGCTCGTTTTCGAGAAATGTCATGA
- the LOC121772230 gene encoding SUPPRESSOR OF ABI3-5-like isoform X1, with product MDPGRYGLHQGWENNSALEGYGAAHDTNFRDDGSYDDRRFIDERFSRDNVYPRGAFHRDVLERDNYPPPPSSVGMWPQTRRRSYEEEYSLDRDIRRHAKPPSRYGGRDREDYGYDDYDYRSRASHQSKEDSRDRDYDHGRHSYDSDYERSGRRDGNWRRRESRDREWDKRGVSRERDESPYRRHEHSPSHSRSRSRDRDDWARSKSPRGRSHGRSYREDSYEDSRYERGDRRRDREDRRQNNHSVAPSATVVVKGLSQKTTEEDLYQILVEWGPLRHVRVIKERNSGVSRGFAFIDFPSVDSAQAMMDKLGHEGLLVDGRKLFFEYSSKPTGANGIVGMDSGSRSGHGSYRSMMVPSDWMCTICGCVNFARRTSCFQCNEPRTDDAPPADMASSNFNPAGKRGESGPTHVLVVRGLDENADEEMLRYEFSKHAPIKDLRLVRDKFTHVSRGFAFIHFYSVEDATKALEATNGTTLEKNGQILRVAYAKSIVGPGSAVSGASQSSSLAAAAIEAATFAQQYDAVGWAPKEYNPEDNQSGGGHGQSGHVAGETDSSAPQSGFVWDEASGYYYDATSGFYYDGTTGLYYDGNNGLWYSYDQQTQQYIPCNDQNGKTSEKQIDASKTSDASNNRKVIISAPAATITSNEKAASLPDAVQAAAAAALAAEKKEKEKLKEIRLASKSSIMANKKKMNNVLTMWKQRSNEGQAPRVALEDNQPSASVEERSNPASSMKSKLINGLVAKENVIASAGLMSASTQSAGMESQNRTKPISASSSGTLKGVIRSSGMGVVKYDSVYMGPEGTTASSFGASSAGSSSLTHTEHSTPATPYRTGASALGGYAPSSATGSGKRRFSEMPTTSVTNKEQSQSTYRDRAAERRSLYGSSSAFGDDDMNAGIVDSNRDPAYRRGGLDSMPFPPGVGGGRSSGDANIQSYEVITADKAIDESNVGNRMLRNMGWHEGSGLGRDGSGMVEPVQAQATETRAGLGIHQPKKVDPSLEVQAGDSYKAVIQKKAIARFREMS from the exons ATGGACCCTGGACGCTATGGTCTTCATCAAGGATGGGAAAATAACAGC GCTTTGGAGGGGTATGGTGCTGCTCATGATACAAATTTTCG GGATGATGGATCTTATGATGATAGGAGGTTTATAGATGAAAGGTTCTCTAGGGATAATGTCTACCCAAGGGGTGCCTTTCATCGAGATGTACTGGAGAGGGATAATTATCCTCCACCCCCATCATCAGTTGGGATGTGGCCTCAAACGAGGAGGAGAAGCTATGAAGAAGAGTATTCTTTGGATAGGGATATTAGAAGGCATGCAAAGCC GCCTTCTAGGTATGGCGGCCGTGATCGGGAGGATTATGGCTATGATGATTATGACTACAGATCTCGTGCTTCCCATCAAAGCAAGGAGGACAGCCGTGACAGGGATTATGATCATGGAAGACACAGTTATGATTCTGACTACGAGAGGAGTGGTAGAAGAGATGGTAACTGGAGAAGACGTGAATCTCGGGATCGAGAATGGGACAAGAGAGGTGTGAGTCGTGAAAGGGATGAAAGCCCTTATAGAAGGCATGAGCATTCCCCTTCTCATTCTCGATCTCGTTCTCGTGATCGTGATGATTGGGCTAGGTCAAAGTCTCCTCGAGGCCGCAGTCATGGTCGAAGTTATAGGGAAGACAGCTATGAGGACAGTCGTTATGAAAGAGGTGACAGGAGAAGGGATCGTGAAGATAGGCGTCAGAATAACCATTCTGTT gcGCCTTCTGCCACTGTTGTGGTGAAGGGTCTTTCTCAAAAGACAACCGAAGAAGATTTGTATCAGATTCTT GTGGAGTGGGGACCCCTTCGTCATGTTAGAGTTATTAAAGAGCGAAACTCTGGCGTCTCTCGTGGATTTGCTTTTATTGATTTCCCTTCTGTG GATTCAGCACAAGCAATGATGGATAAGCTTGGGCATGAAGGTCTTCTTGTTGATGGAAGGAAGCTCTTCTTTGAGTACAG TAGTAAGCCAACTGGTGCTAATGGAATTGTTGGGATGGACAGTGGATCTAGATCAGGCCATGGTAGCTATAGAAGTATGATGGTGCCATCTGATTGGATGTGCACAATATGTGGCTGTGTCAATTTTGCCCGAAGGACATCTTGTTTTCag TGTAATGAACCAAGAACAGACGATGCTCCCCCTGCTGATATGGCATCGTCAAATTTTAATCCAGCTGGCAAGAGAGGGGAATCAG GCCCAACACATGTTCTTGTTGTCCGTGGGTTGGATGAAAATGCTGATGAGGAAATGCTACGCTATGAATTTTCTAAACATGCCCCTATTAAG GATTTGCGGTTAGTTAGAGACAAATTCACACATGTTTCAAGAGGATTTGCATTTATCCATTTCTATTCC GTTGAGGATGCCACTAAAGCTCTTGAAGCAACAAACGGTACTACTTTGGAGAAGAATGGTCAGATTCTTAGAGTTGCCTATGCCAAAAGTATTGTTGGGCCTGGATCAGCTGTTTCAGGAGCTTCTCAGTCGAGCAGTCTTGCTGCAGCTGCAATTGAAGCAGCTACATTTGCTCAGCAG TATGATGCTGTTGGCTGGGCACCTAAAGAATACAATCCAGAGGACAACCAATCTGGTGGAGGTCATGGGCAGAGTGGACATGTTGCAGGAGAAACAGATTCTTCAGCTCCACAATCTGGTTTTGTGTGGGACGAAGCCTCTGGTTATTACTATGATGCTACCTCTGGTTTCTACTACGATGGAACCACAG GTCTATATTATGATGGGAATAATGGTCTCTGGTATTCTTATGATCAACAAACTCAGCAGTATATTCCTTGTAATGATCAGAATGGCAAGACATCTGAAAAACAAATTGATGCTTCTAAGACATCGGATGCTTCTAATAATCGAAAAGTCATCATTTCTGCACCAGCTGCTACCATAACTTCAAATGAGAAAGCTGCTTCATTACCAGATGCTGTCCAGGCTGCAGCTGCTGCTGCGCTAGCAGctgagaagaaagaaaaggagaaacttAAAGAGATCAGACTTGCTTCCAAAAGTAGCATAATGGCTAACAAGAAGAAGATGAATAATGTCTTAACCATGTGGAAGCAAAGAAGTAATGAAGGACAAGCACCACGAGTGGCTCTCGAGGACAATCAGCCGTCCGCATCAGTTGAAGAGAGATCTAACCCAGCATCATCTATGAAGAGCAAATTAATAAATGGACTGGTAGCAAAAGAGAATGTTATAGCTTCTGCAGGATTGATGAGTGCCTCAACTCAATCTGCTGGCATGGAATCCCAGAACAGGACAAAGCCCATCAGCGCCAGTTCTAGTGGAACCTTAAAAGGAGTGATTAGGAGTTCTGGGATGGGTGTTGTGAAATATGATTCTGTTTATATGGGACCAGAAGGTACAACGGCTTCATCATTTGGTGCATCTTCTGCAGGATCTTCTTCATTGACACATACCGAACATTCCACACCGGCTACACCATATAGAACAGGCGCATCTGCATTAGGCGGATATGCACCATCTTCTGCTACAGGAAGTGGTAAAAGAAGGTTTTCTGAGATGCCCACCACTTCTGTTACAAACAAAGAACAGTCTCAATCAACTTATCGAGATCGTGCAGCTGAAAGAAGAAGCTTGTACGGTTCATCATCGGCTTTTGGGGACGATGACATGAATGCTGGAATTGTAGACTCAA ACCGAGATCCAGCATATAGACGAGGTGGTTTGGACTCTATGCCTTTCCCTCCTGGTGTTGGTGGTGGACGAAGTAGTGGAGATGCGAATATCCAGAGTTATGAGGTGATTACAGCAGACAAAGCCATTGATGAGAGCAATGTGGGGAACCGGATGCTCCGCAACATGGGCTGGCATGAAGGCTCG GGGCTGGGGAGAGATGGGAGTGGCATGGTAGAGCCCGTACAGGCTCAGGCCACAGAAACGAGAGCGGGACTAGGGATCCATCAACCGAAGAAAGTGGATCCGAGCCTGGAGGTTCAGGCAGGAGATAGCTACAAAGCTGTTATTCAGAAGAAGGCGATTGCTCGTTTTCGAGAAATGTCATGA
- the LOC121772230 gene encoding SUPPRESSOR OF ABI3-5-like isoform X2 translates to MDPGRYGLHQGWENNSALEGYGAAHDTNFRDDGSYDDRRFIDERFSRDNVYPRGAFHRDVLERDNYPPPPSSVGMWPQTRRRSYEEEYSLDRDIRRHAKPPSRYGGRDREDYGYDDYDYRSRASHQSKEDSRDRDYDHGRHSYDSDYERSGRRDGNWRRRESRDREWDKRGVSRERDESPYRRHEHSPSHSRSRSRDRDDWARSKSPRGRSHGRSYREDSYEDSRYERGDRRRDREDRRQNNHSVAPSATVVVKGLSQKTTEEDLYQILVEWGPLRHVRVIKERNSGVSRGFAFIDFPSVDSAQAMMDKLGHEGLLVDGRKLFFEYSKPTGANGIVGMDSGSRSGHGSYRSMMVPSDWMCTICGCVNFARRTSCFQCNEPRTDDAPPADMASSNFNPAGKRGESGPTHVLVVRGLDENADEEMLRYEFSKHAPIKDLRLVRDKFTHVSRGFAFIHFYSVEDATKALEATNGTTLEKNGQILRVAYAKSIVGPGSAVSGASQSSSLAAAAIEAATFAQQYDAVGWAPKEYNPEDNQSGGGHGQSGHVAGETDSSAPQSGFVWDEASGYYYDATSGFYYDGTTGLYYDGNNGLWYSYDQQTQQYIPCNDQNGKTSEKQIDASKTSDASNNRKVIISAPAATITSNEKAASLPDAVQAAAAAALAAEKKEKEKLKEIRLASKSSIMANKKKMNNVLTMWKQRSNEGQAPRVALEDNQPSASVEERSNPASSMKSKLINGLVAKENVIASAGLMSASTQSAGMESQNRTKPISASSSGTLKGVIRSSGMGVVKYDSVYMGPEGTTASSFGASSAGSSSLTHTEHSTPATPYRTGASALGGYAPSSATGSGKRRFSEMPTTSVTNKEQSQSTYRDRAAERRSLYGSSSAFGDDDMNAGIVDSNRDPAYRRGGLDSMPFPPGVGGGRSSGDANIQSYEVITADKAIDESNVGNRMLRNMGWHEGSGLGRDGSGMVEPVQAQATETRAGLGIHQPKKVDPSLEVQAGDSYKAVIQKKAIARFREMS, encoded by the exons ATGGACCCTGGACGCTATGGTCTTCATCAAGGATGGGAAAATAACAGC GCTTTGGAGGGGTATGGTGCTGCTCATGATACAAATTTTCG GGATGATGGATCTTATGATGATAGGAGGTTTATAGATGAAAGGTTCTCTAGGGATAATGTCTACCCAAGGGGTGCCTTTCATCGAGATGTACTGGAGAGGGATAATTATCCTCCACCCCCATCATCAGTTGGGATGTGGCCTCAAACGAGGAGGAGAAGCTATGAAGAAGAGTATTCTTTGGATAGGGATATTAGAAGGCATGCAAAGCC GCCTTCTAGGTATGGCGGCCGTGATCGGGAGGATTATGGCTATGATGATTATGACTACAGATCTCGTGCTTCCCATCAAAGCAAGGAGGACAGCCGTGACAGGGATTATGATCATGGAAGACACAGTTATGATTCTGACTACGAGAGGAGTGGTAGAAGAGATGGTAACTGGAGAAGACGTGAATCTCGGGATCGAGAATGGGACAAGAGAGGTGTGAGTCGTGAAAGGGATGAAAGCCCTTATAGAAGGCATGAGCATTCCCCTTCTCATTCTCGATCTCGTTCTCGTGATCGTGATGATTGGGCTAGGTCAAAGTCTCCTCGAGGCCGCAGTCATGGTCGAAGTTATAGGGAAGACAGCTATGAGGACAGTCGTTATGAAAGAGGTGACAGGAGAAGGGATCGTGAAGATAGGCGTCAGAATAACCATTCTGTT gcGCCTTCTGCCACTGTTGTGGTGAAGGGTCTTTCTCAAAAGACAACCGAAGAAGATTTGTATCAGATTCTT GTGGAGTGGGGACCCCTTCGTCATGTTAGAGTTATTAAAGAGCGAAACTCTGGCGTCTCTCGTGGATTTGCTTTTATTGATTTCCCTTCTGTG GATTCAGCACAAGCAATGATGGATAAGCTTGGGCATGAAGGTCTTCTTGTTGATGGAAGGAAGCTCTTCTTTGAGTACAG TAAGCCAACTGGTGCTAATGGAATTGTTGGGATGGACAGTGGATCTAGATCAGGCCATGGTAGCTATAGAAGTATGATGGTGCCATCTGATTGGATGTGCACAATATGTGGCTGTGTCAATTTTGCCCGAAGGACATCTTGTTTTCag TGTAATGAACCAAGAACAGACGATGCTCCCCCTGCTGATATGGCATCGTCAAATTTTAATCCAGCTGGCAAGAGAGGGGAATCAG GCCCAACACATGTTCTTGTTGTCCGTGGGTTGGATGAAAATGCTGATGAGGAAATGCTACGCTATGAATTTTCTAAACATGCCCCTATTAAG GATTTGCGGTTAGTTAGAGACAAATTCACACATGTTTCAAGAGGATTTGCATTTATCCATTTCTATTCC GTTGAGGATGCCACTAAAGCTCTTGAAGCAACAAACGGTACTACTTTGGAGAAGAATGGTCAGATTCTTAGAGTTGCCTATGCCAAAAGTATTGTTGGGCCTGGATCAGCTGTTTCAGGAGCTTCTCAGTCGAGCAGTCTTGCTGCAGCTGCAATTGAAGCAGCTACATTTGCTCAGCAG TATGATGCTGTTGGCTGGGCACCTAAAGAATACAATCCAGAGGACAACCAATCTGGTGGAGGTCATGGGCAGAGTGGACATGTTGCAGGAGAAACAGATTCTTCAGCTCCACAATCTGGTTTTGTGTGGGACGAAGCCTCTGGTTATTACTATGATGCTACCTCTGGTTTCTACTACGATGGAACCACAG GTCTATATTATGATGGGAATAATGGTCTCTGGTATTCTTATGATCAACAAACTCAGCAGTATATTCCTTGTAATGATCAGAATGGCAAGACATCTGAAAAACAAATTGATGCTTCTAAGACATCGGATGCTTCTAATAATCGAAAAGTCATCATTTCTGCACCAGCTGCTACCATAACTTCAAATGAGAAAGCTGCTTCATTACCAGATGCTGTCCAGGCTGCAGCTGCTGCTGCGCTAGCAGctgagaagaaagaaaaggagaaacttAAAGAGATCAGACTTGCTTCCAAAAGTAGCATAATGGCTAACAAGAAGAAGATGAATAATGTCTTAACCATGTGGAAGCAAAGAAGTAATGAAGGACAAGCACCACGAGTGGCTCTCGAGGACAATCAGCCGTCCGCATCAGTTGAAGAGAGATCTAACCCAGCATCATCTATGAAGAGCAAATTAATAAATGGACTGGTAGCAAAAGAGAATGTTATAGCTTCTGCAGGATTGATGAGTGCCTCAACTCAATCTGCTGGCATGGAATCCCAGAACAGGACAAAGCCCATCAGCGCCAGTTCTAGTGGAACCTTAAAAGGAGTGATTAGGAGTTCTGGGATGGGTGTTGTGAAATATGATTCTGTTTATATGGGACCAGAAGGTACAACGGCTTCATCATTTGGTGCATCTTCTGCAGGATCTTCTTCATTGACACATACCGAACATTCCACACCGGCTACACCATATAGAACAGGCGCATCTGCATTAGGCGGATATGCACCATCTTCTGCTACAGGAAGTGGTAAAAGAAGGTTTTCTGAGATGCCCACCACTTCTGTTACAAACAAAGAACAGTCTCAATCAACTTATCGAGATCGTGCAGCTGAAAGAAGAAGCTTGTACGGTTCATCATCGGCTTTTGGGGACGATGACATGAATGCTGGAATTGTAGACTCAA ACCGAGATCCAGCATATAGACGAGGTGGTTTGGACTCTATGCCTTTCCCTCCTGGTGTTGGTGGTGGACGAAGTAGTGGAGATGCGAATATCCAGAGTTATGAGGTGATTACAGCAGACAAAGCCATTGATGAGAGCAATGTGGGGAACCGGATGCTCCGCAACATGGGCTGGCATGAAGGCTCG GGGCTGGGGAGAGATGGGAGTGGCATGGTAGAGCCCGTACAGGCTCAGGCCACAGAAACGAGAGCGGGACTAGGGATCCATCAACCGAAGAAAGTGGATCCGAGCCTGGAGGTTCAGGCAGGAGATAGCTACAAAGCTGTTATTCAGAAGAAGGCGATTGCTCGTTTTCGAGAAATGTCATGA